In one Choloepus didactylus isolate mChoDid1 chromosome 1, mChoDid1.pri, whole genome shotgun sequence genomic region, the following are encoded:
- the EPM2AIP1 gene encoding EPM2A-interacting protein 1 — protein MCRRAEEGVWPSLLVFSSPCNLSEIGPSLVASSKMWMTPKKSRMEVDESRVFRPEWTQRYLVVEPPEGDGTLCLVCRRLIVATRERDVRRHYEAEHEYYERYVAEGERAALVERLRQGDLPAVTPLTTEERATRAGLGLARLLALKGRGWGEGDFVYQCMEVMLREVLPDHVGVLEGIDLSPEITGQRILSIDRNLRRQLFNRTRDFKSYSLALDDQAFVAYENYLLVFIRGVGHDMEVQEELLTVINLTHHFSVGALMAAILDALQTAGLSPQRMVGLTTTHTLRMIGENSGLVSYMREKAVSPNCWNVIHYSGFLHLELLSSYDVDVNQIINTISEWIVLIKTRGVRRPEFQALLTESESEHGERVNGRCLNNWLRRGKTLKLVFSVRKEIEAFLVSIGATTVHFTDKQWLCDFGFLVDIMDHLRELSEELRVSKVFAAAAFDHICTFEVKLNLLQRHIEEKNLTHFAAFREVVDELKQHLKGDQKIFDPDRYQAVISCLQEKFEKHFKDLRFIKKDLELFSNPFNFKPEYAPISVRMELTKLQSNTNLWNEYRIKDLGQFYAGLSAESYPVIKGVACKVASLFDSNQICEKAFSYLTRNQHTLSQPLTDEHLQALFRIATTEMEPLWDDLVRGRNESNP, from the coding sequence ATGTGTCGCAGAGCGGAGGAGGGTGTTTGGCCCTCGCTTCtggtcttctcttctccttgcaACCTTTCCGAAATCGGGCCCTCTCTTGTGGCCTCCAGCAAAATGTGGATGACGCCCAAAAAAAGCAGGATGGAAGTTGACGAGTCTCGGGTTTTCCGACCCGAGTGGACCCAGCGTTACTTGGTGGTGGAGCCTCCGGAGGGAGACGGGACTCTGTGCCTGGTCTGTCGCCGCCTCATTGTAGCCACCCGTGAACGCGACGTCAGGCGCCACTACGAGGCCGAGCACGAATACTACGAGCGGTATGTGGCGGAGGGCGAGCGCGCGGCCCTGGTGGAGCGTCTGCGTCAGGGTGACTTGCCCGCTGTCACCCCGCTCACTACGGAGGAGAGAGCTACTCGTGCAGGTCTCGGGCTTGCCCGCCTGTTGGCTTTGAAGGGTCGCGGCTGGGGTGAGGGGGACTTTGTTTACCAGTGTATGGAGGTGATGCTGAGAGAGGTACTGCCCGACCACGTAGGCGTTCTGGAGGGCATTGATTTATCTCCCGAGATCACAGGGCAGAGAATCCTGAGCATTGACAGGAATCTACGTAGGCAGCTTTTTAACCGAACCAGGGACTTTAAATCCTATTCCCTTGCCTTGGACGATCAAGCTTTTGTGGCGTATGAGAACTACCTCCTCGTCTTTATACGCGGAGTGGGCCATGACATGGAGGTGCAAGAAGAGCTTCTGACCGTAATCAACTTGACTCATCACTTCAGTGTCGGTGCGCTCATGGCGGCAATCCTAGATGCCCTGCAGACGGCGGGGCTTAGCCCTCAGCGAATGGTTGGACTGACCACAACCCACACTTTGAGGATGATTGGTGAGAACTCTGGATTGGTCTCCTACATGAGAGAAAAGGCTGTAAGCCCCAATTGTTGGAATGTTATTCATTATTCAGGCTTTCTTCACTTGGAACTGTTGAGCTCCTACGATGTGGATGTTAATCAGATCATAAATACCATATCCGAATGGATAGTTTTGATTAAGACCAGAGGCGTTAGGCGACCCGAGTTTCAGGCTTTATTAACTGAATCTGAATCAGAGCATGGTGAAAGAGTTAACGGACGATGTCTGAACAATTGGCTCAGAAGAGGGAAAACTTTAAAACTAGTATTTTCCGTAAGAAAAGAGATAGAAGCATTCTTAGTTTCAATAGGGGCAACCACAGtccatttcacagacaagcaatGGCTTTGTGACTTTGGCTTCTTGGTGGATATTATGGACCACCTTCGAGAACTAAGTGAAGAATTGCGAGTTAGTAAAGTCTTTGCTGCTGCTGCCTTTGACCATATTTGTACCTTTGAAGTTAAGCTGAATTTACTTCAGAGACATATTGAGGAAAAAAATCTAACACACTTTGCTGCCTTCAGAGAAGTTGTTGATGAGCTTAAACAGCACCTTAAAGGAGATCAGAAAATATTTGATCCTGACAGGTATCAAGCGGTGATCTCTTGCCTCCAAGAGAAATTTGAGAAGCATTTCAAGGACCTCAGGTTCATTAAAAAGGACTTAGAATTGTTTTCAAATCCTTTTAACTTTAAACCTGAATATGCACCTATTTCAGTAAGGATGGAGCTAACAAAACTTCAGTCAAATACAAACCTTTGGAATGAATACAGAATCAAAGACCTGGGGCAGTTCTATGCTGGATTGTCTGCTGAATCTTACCCTGTTATCAAAGGGGTTGCCTGTAAGGTGGCATCCTTGTTTGATAGTAACCAAATCTGTGAAAAGGCTTTTTCATATTTGACTCGAAACCAACACACTTTGAGCCAGCCATTGACAGATGAGCATCTCCAAGCCCTGTTTCGGATTGCCACAACTGAAATGGAGCCCCTTTGGGATGATCTTGTGAGAGGAAGAAATGAATCTAATCCATAA